TTTAGTTAACAGTGGCAACCGGGCCGAAAGGACGGCTGCGCATAGATTCTATCAGAATCAGGATTTCGAGCCGAAATCAACCGGGTTTAGAAAGGTGCTGTAAATTGAATGGAGTATATAGATATCATGGTTGTTGGCGGAATTAACAGGAAACCAGATACCACTGCGAACTTATCCGATTCTATCTTCATCACGGCTGTTCACTCCAATTACAAGATCCCCAACACCTCTTTAGTTCAATCCTACCTCGATCACAGCGGTCTCCCGAAATCAAGCGGGTCCGATAAGTCACTATAAACCCTGTCTAACTTCCTAATCCTCCACACCCATATTCCCACCAATACCATCCACATCACGATAAAAATAATTACAACTACCCATCCTGCATTAAAAAACACCATAACACTCGCCATCATCAAGCTCCTAGCCATCACCGCTACTACCGCATACACCTTCATCTTCTCCAAATGCATTCTCAACGATTCCCGTAAATTCATCCCAATCACGCCCTGCTTTGCAAATACATATCCCACTATATTTCCTGCTATCACTCCTAACATCGCCACCACCAATAACACATTGGCATATACTGGCTTGCGATCCCCATCGAAAAAATCATAATACACAGTCAAAAACAACACAAACCCCACCAGCTCTATCACCATCTGTCTCCGAATTTGTTTCAATACCGGATGCTGGCGTTCACGCAATAACCCGATATGTAGTGCAGAAGTTGTGTTTACATCATTCCACGCAGCAAAAAGATCTTCCATAACTCATGTTTTAATTAGTTGATAAATCCTCGTCTCAATTCTCTTTTAAGATCAGGGTAATTCCCTTCACTCATCTTTTAAATAGTTACTAACCCTCATTTCTATTCTCTATAGTTATCAGGGTACTCCCCTCCCCTTCACTCATTATTTAAATAGTCGCTAAATCCTCCTCCCAATTCTCTCTCATTACCAGGAGCAATCTCCACTCATTTTTTAAATAGTTACTTACCCTTCATTTCACTTCTCTTTAATCATCAGAAACAATCCTCACTCATGTTTAATAGTCACTAAATCTTCGTTCTAATTCTCAATAATTACCAGGAGCAATCTCCTCTCATTTTTTAAATAGTAACTGCACCTTCGCCTTAATCCTATTCAATTTCACGCCCACACAATTCTCCGTCACCCCAATAATCTCCCCCATTTCCTTATAACTCAACCCCTCCAAATACAAAGTAATGATCGCCTTCTCATCATCCTTCAATTTCCGCAGCACCTCAAACAACTCTGCCCCCCGCTCATCCAATACCTCCGCCCTATCCGGCAATACATCCGAATACACAATCGTCGGCACCCGCTTTCGATAGGCTGCGATCGCCGTACTCAGCGCTACTTTATACATCCATGTACTGAATGCCGCCGTACCTCCATACGTTCCTATCGACTTCCACAACTGAAATACGATCTCCTGGAACAAATCCTCCCTGTCCTCCTTCGAATTGCGGTACAACCTGCATATCTTATGAATGATTCCCTGATGCTGCCCGATCAGTTGTAAAAATTGCGTTTCATTCATAACTTTTTATATTTGCCATTTCTCTGTTAGTTGCAAAACCTTTCCAAAACTTACAAAGAATCAAAAAAAAACTTACAAGTAACTTAATAATATGAAACAACGACCATATACCATCTGTTTGATGATGAGTACCCTGGACGGTAAGATCCTTGGCGACAAATGGGGCGACAGTCCTCAGATTAAAAAACTGGGCGGCAAATTTGAAGAAGTACACAACCTCATAGGCAGTTATTCATGGATCGTAGGCCGTACCACCATGGAAAAGGACTTTACAAAATTTGCAAAGCCCATCTATAAACCCGGTACTCCCTCCATTCCCCGCACGGACGTCAACGCTAATCCGGATGCAGCCACCTATGCGATTGCCATCGATGCGCAGGCGAAATTAGGATGGGAAAAATCAGAGATGCATGGCGATCATGTTGTGACCGTACTTACAGAAAGCGTGTCTGATGCTTACCTGGCACATCTGCAGGATATCGGGGTATCTTACATTTTTGGAGGCGCTGCAGAGATCGATCTGAATATTGTACTCGAAAAACTATACAACCTGTTTAAAATTGACATCCTCATGGTTGAAGGCGGCCGCCACCTCAATGGCAGCTTCCTGAATGAAGGACTCATTGATGAATACCATCACCTGCTACTGCCTATTGTAGATGGCAATCACGACAATCCGGCGATGTTTGAAATAGATTCAAAAGCTAAACGGTTTGACGCCGCGCTGTTTAAACTCGAAGAAGTAAAACGGATTGAAGATGATGTGCTCTGGCTAAAATATAAGTCATAAAGCGCTAAAGGGATCTATCATAAGTAACAGGAAGGCCATGAGAAATGAGGCGGTGACTATTTTACTTCTTGGTATTCATCTGCGAATAGATTACAGGTATCAAAAAGGGCGTATCCCAAAAAGGATACGCCTTTTCAATTTTATCTTCATTGCATCAGGAAGGCAGGATATTCGAATCCATCACCACCTTGCCCACAAGCTTACCGCCCCTGGCATTAGCTAAAGCGACTCCCTCCACCTCAATCCGCCACTTCCCTTCCGCACTTACATCATCCGGAAATTCAATGGCAAATGAAAGCATGGCCAGTCTGCCATTTGTATCCAGGTTCTCCTCATTATTCAGACCAATGCTGAGCGTATACACTACATCATCACCATCCACACTCACCTGCAATGTATCAGGCAATACTACACCAAGATTCCCCGGCAGCGCCAGAATAGTTGTAACGAAACCTGACTGGTCCTTCGTCTGAGTATAAGAAGCAGGTTGTAACTGTTCTAATGTATATGGCTGTACAGGATAAGTAGCTGGCAGCGCAAAATACTCGTAAGACAAATTAATGAAGGGGACTTCAAAAGTTGACAATGTACTCATAGTGAGGGTTAAAAAAATAAAACAATCAGGGTTAACTAAAACGCGTATCCGGATAAGATTTTCATCAGCCTTCTATACGAAAAGACCGCTTTTCTTCAAATAGAAGAAAAGCGGTTTTAATGATTACATCAATCATTTACATCACGGATGTGTATAGATCGTATACACCAGTGTGCCGGATGGAGGTAAGCCATAACCACCGCCAGTCCAGCCATAAGCTACCACGGTTCCGTTAGTAGGATCCAGGTCTGCATCGCTTAC
This Chitinophaga sancti DNA region includes the following protein-coding sequences:
- a CDS encoding sigma-70 family RNA polymerase sigma factor, coding for MNETQFLQLIGQHQGIIHKICRLYRNSKEDREDLFQEIVFQLWKSIGTYGGTAAFSTWMYKVALSTAIAAYRKRVPTIVYSDVLPDRAEVLDERGAELFEVLRKLKDDEKAIITLYLEGLSYKEMGEIIGVTENCVGVKLNRIKAKVQLLFKK
- a CDS encoding RibD family protein, which encodes MKQRPYTICLMMSTLDGKILGDKWGDSPQIKKLGGKFEEVHNLIGSYSWIVGRTTMEKDFTKFAKPIYKPGTPSIPRTDVNANPDAATYAIAIDAQAKLGWEKSEMHGDHVVTVLTESVSDAYLAHLQDIGVSYIFGGAAEIDLNIVLEKLYNLFKIDILMVEGGRHLNGSFLNEGLIDEYHHLLLPIVDGNHDNPAMFEIDSKAKRFDAALFKLEEVKRIEDDVLWLKYKS